In the genome of Massilibacillus massiliensis, one region contains:
- a CDS encoding DMT family transporter, with protein sequence MKVLQNTEFKGYLQVFIAGVLWGCIGPFIQLMEQQGSSLEFTSFLRMAFSFLILAVITIAKFGFDSFRVSRRTLLFCALLGLVCHGICNIIYSKAVILTGVTVSAVLMNSAPVFTTVASYFLFREKITWIKFAAMIVNIVGCTFAATGGKFDLMLLSLFGVLCGIGSGFCYGMTAIIGKFAGEKCNAYVISTYSYLFAAVFLVIFMNPLENPAVLNKSVLWLGFFYALIPTAIAYLIYYQGLQKITESSKVPVIASVEAVAAAVLGVAIFKEQLNAANIIGIFLVIGSIILMNYRIRPQINNDIKADM encoded by the coding sequence ATGAAAGTATTACAAAACACGGAATTTAAGGGATATTTACAAGTTTTTATTGCCGGTGTATTATGGGGCTGCATCGGTCCTTTTATCCAGTTGATGGAGCAACAGGGTTCATCACTGGAATTTACAAGCTTTTTACGTATGGCTTTTTCTTTTCTTATTCTCGCGGTCATTACGATTGCAAAATTTGGCTTTGATTCATTTCGGGTGAGTAGGCGGACTCTTTTATTTTGTGCACTGTTAGGTCTTGTTTGCCATGGAATCTGTAATATAATTTATAGTAAAGCCGTTATCTTAACTGGTGTGACGGTGAGTGCTGTTTTGATGAATAGTGCCCCGGTATTTACAACGGTGGCTTCTTACTTTTTATTCCGTGAAAAAATCACATGGATAAAATTTGCGGCGATGATTGTAAATATTGTCGGGTGTACGTTTGCTGCGACTGGCGGAAAGTTTGATCTTATGCTTTTATCGCTGTTCGGAGTTTTGTGTGGGATAGGATCTGGCTTTTGTTATGGAATGACGGCAATTATCGGAAAATTTGCTGGGGAGAAATGCAATGCCTATGTTATCAGCACGTATAGCTATTTGTTTGCCGCGGTCTTCCTCGTTATTTTTATGAATCCTTTAGAAAATCCCGCTGTTTTGAATAAGAGTGTACTTTGGTTAGGTTTTTTCTATGCTTTGATACCAACAGCGATTGCATATCTTATCTATTATCAAGGGTTGCAAAAAATTACAGAGAGCAGCAAGGTGCCTGTAATCGCGTCCGTTGAAGCCGTTGCTGCGGCAGTACTTGGGGTTGCGATTTTTAAGGAGCAGTTAAATGCAGCGAATATCATCGGTATTTTTCTGGTAATAGGTTCTATCATATTGATGAATTATAGAATTCGTCCGCAAATAAACAATGATATCAAGGCAGATATGTAA
- a CDS encoding ABC transporter permease — protein MKMKKTYDGTLRFAVFILALILVSGIMAPWIAPYNPFQPDLLQRLQPPNMNHWFGTDVLGRDLFSRILYGSRYTISLALLLSLLPLIVGTLLGTLAGYYGKKVDALVMLCSNIFQGIPSTCFMVAIVGFLGPSLGSLLLAFVLTSWVSLSRIVRVEVVKMKEEAFIEGLICIGCSDFRILFFHILPNIFHSLLILGTLRLGRSVLSLAGLSFLGLGVQPPTPDWSVMVSDAILYYRSYPHLILIPGCCIFLLVYSINVIGEALRNRLDVRANEVRKW, from the coding sequence ATGAAAATGAAGAAAACTTATGATGGGACGCTTAGATTTGCAGTCTTTATTTTGGCGTTAATTCTAGTGTCAGGGATAATGGCACCATGGATTGCGCCGTATAATCCATTTCAGCCGGATCTATTACAACGACTTCAGCCGCCGAATATGAATCACTGGTTTGGGACTGATGTATTAGGTCGGGATTTGTTTAGCAGAATTTTGTATGGAAGTCGTTATACGATTTCGTTGGCACTGCTGCTAAGTTTGCTGCCTTTGATAGTAGGGACATTGTTGGGAACACTTGCCGGATATTATGGCAAAAAGGTAGATGCTTTGGTGATGCTATGCAGCAATATTTTTCAGGGGATTCCTTCTACCTGTTTTATGGTTGCAATTGTGGGCTTTCTAGGACCGAGTTTGGGGAGTTTACTACTGGCTTTCGTGCTTACTTCATGGGTAAGCTTATCACGTATTGTCAGGGTAGAAGTGGTGAAGATGAAAGAAGAAGCTTTTATTGAAGGGTTGATTTGCATCGGGTGTAGTGATTTTCGCATCTTATTTTTTCATATATTGCCTAACATTTTTCATAGTTTGTTGATTTTGGGAACCCTGCGTCTTGGCAGAAGCGTTTTATCTTTGGCGGGGTTGAGCTTTTTGGGGTTAGGTGTTCAGCCGCCCACGCCAGATTGGAGTGTCATGGTTAGCGATGCTATTTTATATTATCGGAGTTATCCGCATTTAATTCTGATACCGGGATGCTGCATTTTTTTACTTGTCTATTCTATTAATGTGATTGGTGAAGCCTTGCGAAATAGGTTGGATGTTCGAGCAAATGAGGTGAGGAAATGGTAA
- a CDS encoding TonB-dependent receptor: protein MRKLTKKATWGVLSGFIFMANGVNLPVGLAAEAVVQEESSTEENKAMPEYDFDEIVVTGERETYAGGFLAKTGSVGFLGEKDVMDTPFTVAFLSEKTIETFGDPTQPLDSVLANTPSIRQSGSVLHNDFTFRGFRANGTSTYVNGVPGIWTQFNAPTHVAEKVEIVSGPNSGISGTGTQYESDTAGGLVNFVTKKAGDEPLNRYTQTFSGKGLFGEYYDFGRRFGKDKEWGIRVNTENLNGQTSISNERIKAKSIYLDLDHVDEKSKTNLFAGYRDIDILNGQRWFKLGSNVTKMPSVPDASKNYSFDGMAKASYGWSATLNHEQILNAHWKAFLNGGVMRNKLNKNVMYQNSAVTLINDLGDFSINTQSTTTPQKAYYLQTGVMGNFKTGEVDHTLTIAADQAWRNRDAAKNVKTYTIGKGNIYTGLDQTQDVNVAYESALSNKTRIKGWSVVDSMDYKKMNVLVGLHRHDAEVNAYNTATGKLSSRVESDAYSPTYAISYQPIDHVSFYASHSENFDAGTVVGSTYKNAGEILSPNKTKQNEVGIKYLNKSTLTTLSAFDIKQTNNIDVTKNGATYYEQDGEVRHKGVEMTVSHDFAPKWSVMGGLSYLDAKYVQTAKGQYDGIQESGRGKWSAVGVLKYAASDTVDVIGRVMYTGKSPVMYERLWAPSYTVFDLGVGYKTKVMGSPAKINLMCYNLFNKEYWMIARGDNLYLSTPRTVSLSMTLDL, encoded by the coding sequence ATGAGAAAATTAACAAAAAAAGCTACTTGGGGAGTCCTTTCAGGATTTATTTTTATGGCAAACGGAGTGAATTTACCAGTTGGTTTGGCTGCGGAGGCAGTTGTACAAGAAGAAAGTTCAACAGAGGAAAACAAGGCAATGCCGGAGTATGATTTTGATGAAATTGTTGTAACGGGAGAAAGGGAAACTTATGCAGGAGGCTTTCTTGCTAAAACTGGTTCAGTGGGATTCCTTGGCGAAAAAGATGTCATGGATACACCGTTTACGGTTGCCTTTTTATCAGAAAAGACCATCGAAACTTTTGGCGATCCAACCCAGCCTTTAGATAGTGTATTGGCTAATACACCATCGATTCGGCAGTCGGGTAGTGTGCTGCATAATGATTTCACATTTCGTGGATTTCGAGCGAATGGAACAAGCACCTACGTCAATGGCGTTCCCGGTATTTGGACACAGTTTAATGCACCGACGCATGTAGCTGAAAAAGTTGAAATTGTTTCTGGCCCCAACAGTGGAATTAGCGGCACTGGCACGCAATATGAATCGGATACGGCTGGCGGACTTGTTAATTTTGTTACGAAAAAAGCTGGTGATGAACCGCTCAATCGTTATACACAAACTTTCTCTGGAAAAGGTCTCTTCGGTGAATATTATGATTTTGGCCGCAGGTTCGGAAAAGATAAAGAATGGGGAATTCGTGTCAACACTGAGAACTTGAATGGACAGACAAGTATCAGTAATGAACGGATTAAAGCCAAGAGTATCTATCTTGATCTTGATCATGTCGATGAAAAAAGCAAAACAAATTTATTTGCCGGTTATCGGGATATCGATATTTTAAATGGACAGAGATGGTTTAAGCTGGGGTCCAATGTAACGAAAATGCCGAGCGTTCCTGATGCGAGTAAAAATTATTCGTTTGATGGTATGGCGAAAGCGTCCTATGGCTGGAGTGCTACGCTGAATCATGAACAAATTTTAAATGCGCATTGGAAAGCATTTTTAAATGGCGGCGTGATGCGTAATAAATTAAATAAAAATGTTATGTATCAGAACAGTGCAGTGACCTTGATCAATGATTTAGGGGATTTTTCTATTAATACACAGAGTACAACTACGCCGCAGAAAGCTTATTATTTACAAACGGGTGTCATGGGGAATTTCAAAACCGGTGAGGTGGATCATACATTGACCATTGCAGCCGATCAAGCATGGCGCAATCGTGATGCAGCAAAAAATGTTAAAACCTATACCATTGGTAAAGGTAATATTTATACAGGTTTAGACCAAACACAGGATGTGAATGTAGCGTATGAAAGTGCGCTTTCAAATAAGACAAGAATCAAGGGCTGGTCAGTCGTGGATTCCATGGATTATAAAAAGATGAATGTGTTAGTAGGTTTACATAGACATGATGCTGAGGTGAATGCCTATAACACAGCGACAGGAAAGTTGTCTTCTCGTGTAGAAAGTGATGCGTATTCTCCAACGTATGCGATATCGTATCAACCGATTGATCATGTATCTTTTTATGCAAGTCACTCAGAAAATTTTGATGCGGGTACGGTTGTTGGTTCTACTTATAAGAATGCTGGGGAAATTTTATCTCCGAATAAAACCAAACAAAATGAGGTTGGTATCAAATATTTGAATAAGAGTACTTTAACGACGTTGAGTGCTTTTGATATTAAACAGACAAATAATATTGATGTCACGAAAAACGGCGCAACGTATTATGAACAGGATGGGGAAGTTCGTCATAAAGGGGTAGAAATGACAGTCAGTCATGATTTTGCACCGAAATGGAGTGTAATGGGCGGACTTTCTTACTTGGATGCTAAATATGTCCAGACTGCAAAAGGCCAATATGATGGAATACAAGAATCCGGCAGAGGAAAATGGAGTGCTGTGGGCGTCTTAAAATACGCTGCCAGCGATACGGTCGATGTGATTGGCAGGGTGATGTATACAGGAAAAAGTCCGGTGATGTATGAACGTCTTTGGGCACCGTCTTATACCGTTTTTGATCTTGGCGTTGGTTACAAAACCAAGGTTATGGGATCGCCGGCGAAAATTAATCTGATGTGCTATAACTTATTTAATAAAGAATATTGGATGATTGCGCGCGGTGATAATCTTTATTTATCTACCCCTAGGACAGTTTCTTTAAGTATGACACTTGATTTATGA
- a CDS encoding ABC transporter substrate-binding protein has translation MWVAQMTMRTDKFLVGLLILVSMMFNSGCDQNRNGANEILVDGDVVVLAANRHLAPGEKDGYYCSKILQVWEPLITNHEVTGKPEPGLAERWEMKEAGKVWQFSLRKDVYFHDGTKFNADAVLKNFERMQKGLKKSNFYAMDINTFYPGLVKYEKIDEYTIQLTFSTQNVDQLYHMMNFGSAMYSPACFDEQGNFREPAIGTGPFKIKENVAHQYVLLERNEQYYGTLAKSKQILIKNIPSPEVRYSALKAEEIMGVLDLNAIPPVLAEEIRQDDRFAVSVSKSMMTRFLLVNGSKFPFQDVRMRRALSLAIDRQALVSSLYLNYAKPTVNMINYTSPFYKELRVEHDLEQARALVEQVLKGKRYTLLYCIDGADPLQKGEAELIAYWLDQIGLDVKIQALEYSTMQAKLRRGEYDIARSQQGLPNGNPYFIFNAFMMPQGARNVGSSLGYKNQEVIDLMDEVKQCVSESKRQKIFDRLQEISAEELPIVPLFQDMNIVAYHKRLQGYRAQTYGITLSDIEVKRGE, from the coding sequence ATGTGGGTTGCACAGATGACAATGCGAACAGATAAATTTTTGGTGGGCTTACTGATCTTGGTCAGCATGATGTTTAACAGTGGATGCGATCAAAATAGGAATGGGGCAAACGAGATTTTAGTTGATGGGGATGTTGTGGTGTTGGCCGCAAATCGTCATCTTGCCCCAGGGGAGAAGGATGGCTATTACTGCAGTAAAATTCTGCAGGTTTGGGAGCCTCTTATTACCAATCATGAAGTGACCGGTAAACCAGAACCGGGTTTAGCGGAACGTTGGGAAATGAAAGAAGCGGGCAAGGTTTGGCAGTTTAGTCTACGAAAAGATGTTTATTTTCATGATGGAACAAAATTTAATGCCGATGCAGTGCTTAAAAATTTTGAACGGATGCAAAAAGGTCTCAAAAAATCGAATTTCTATGCAATGGACATCAATACTTTTTATCCGGGCCTGGTAAAATACGAAAAAATAGATGAATATACAATTCAGTTGACCTTTAGCACGCAAAATGTGGATCAATTATATCATATGATGAATTTTGGCAGTGCGATGTACAGCCCGGCCTGCTTTGATGAACAGGGGAATTTCCGTGAACCGGCGATAGGGACAGGGCCGTTTAAAATAAAGGAAAATGTGGCGCATCAATATGTTTTGCTTGAACGAAATGAACAGTATTACGGAACCTTGGCGAAGTCGAAACAGATTTTAATTAAAAACATTCCAAGTCCCGAGGTGCGGTATTCTGCGTTGAAGGCGGAAGAAATTATGGGCGTTTTGGATTTGAATGCAATTCCCCCCGTTTTAGCTGAAGAAATCCGTCAAGATGATCGGTTTGCTGTTTCTGTCAGTAAGTCGATGATGACACGATTTCTGTTAGTGAATGGGTCAAAGTTTCCTTTTCAGGATGTAAGGATGCGCAGAGCGCTTAGTTTAGCAATCGATCGGCAGGCATTGGTTAGTTCTTTGTATTTGAACTATGCCAAGCCAACCGTAAACATGATTAACTATACAAGTCCTTTTTATAAGGAACTTCGTGTGGAGCATGATCTTGAGCAAGCAAGAGCTTTAGTGGAGCAGGTGTTGAAAGGGAAAAGGTATACATTGCTGTATTGTATTGATGGAGCCGATCCACTGCAAAAGGGTGAAGCGGAATTAATTGCCTATTGGCTTGATCAGATTGGTCTGGATGTAAAGATTCAGGCGTTAGAATATTCGACAATGCAGGCGAAATTGCGGCGGGGGGAATATGATATCGCAAGGTCGCAGCAAGGGTTACCGAATGGAAATCCATATTTTATCTTCAATGCTTTTATGATGCCGCAGGGTGCTCGCAATGTGGGGAGTTCACTAGGGTATAAAAATCAGGAAGTAATAGACCTGATGGATGAAGTCAAACAATGTGTTTCAGAGTCTAAGCGCCAGAAAATCTTTGATCGGTTACAGGAGATTTCTGCCGAGGAGCTGCCGATTGTGCCGCTTTTTCAAGATATGAATATTGTGGCCTATCATAAACGCTTGCAAGGTTATAGAGCGCAGACCTATGGAATTACATTGTCTGATATTGAAGTAAAAAGAGGAGAATGA
- a CDS encoding ABC transporter ATP-binding protein, with amino-acid sequence MLEARCITKYRLDRAENKRIKILDQCSLKLREGRALGLMGKSGCGKSTLAKILLGLLAVDTGDVLFDGVSYRTFHRAQWKNFRKKVQFISQSPETFFDPRLTLETSLREPFIVHGLKQREVWNESIAYYLSLVKLHETVLERYPHQLSGGEIQRLSICRALLLEPEVLILDEPTSMLDLSVQAQILQLLRDLFKERKLTCLFISHDQAVLEWICDEIEYLEDGRICPSI; translated from the coding sequence ATGCTTGAAGCTAGGTGTATTACAAAGTATCGTTTGGATCGGGCGGAAAATAAACGAATCAAAATATTGGATCAATGCAGTTTAAAATTAAGAGAAGGACGAGCTTTGGGGCTTATGGGGAAAAGTGGCTGTGGAAAAAGCACTTTAGCGAAAATTTTGTTGGGTTTGCTTGCTGTGGATACAGGAGACGTTCTTTTTGATGGAGTCTCCTATCGGACGTTTCATCGTGCACAGTGGAAAAACTTTAGAAAAAAAGTGCAGTTTATATCCCAATCGCCAGAGACTTTTTTTGACCCGCGACTTACTTTGGAAACTAGCCTGCGGGAACCGTTTATTGTGCATGGATTGAAGCAAAGGGAAGTATGGAATGAAAGTATTGCATACTATTTGTCGCTTGTTAAACTTCATGAAACAGTGCTGGAACGTTATCCACATCAGCTCAGCGGCGGTGAAATTCAACGCTTAAGTATTTGTCGGGCACTTTTATTGGAGCCGGAGGTTTTGATATTGGATGAACCAACCTCCATGCTGGATCTATCTGTACAAGCGCAGATTTTACAGTTGCTAAGAGATCTGTTTAAAGAAAGGAAACTAACCTGTCTGTTTATTTCACATGATCAGGCCGTTCTTGAATGGATTTGTGATGAGATAGAGTATTTGGAGGATGGGAGAATTTGTCCATCCATTTGA
- the gpmA gene encoding 2,3-diphosphoglycerate-dependent phosphoglycerate mutase, whose amino-acid sequence MKKIVFIRHGESVWNKKNLFTGWTDVDLTEKGVADARNAGKILRQGGFLFYIAYTSSLKRAIKTLHHVLDTMDLLWITEYKTWVLNERHYGALQGLNKAETAEKYGADQVKIWRRSYDVKPPQLDEEKAQEQAQEEKYRNVSPALLPRGENLKETVTRVVPFWQDTIVPLLQQDKKIIIAAHGNSLRALVKYIDKVPDDEIVNLEIPTGVPLVYEFDDELQPLKHYYLQNSVQ is encoded by the coding sequence ATGAAAAAAATAGTTTTTATCAGACACGGCGAAAGTGTCTGGAATAAGAAAAATTTATTTACTGGCTGGACCGATGTTGATCTGACAGAAAAAGGAGTTGCTGATGCCAGAAATGCCGGCAAGATTTTACGGCAGGGAGGGTTTTTATTTTACATAGCATATACATCTTCACTAAAACGGGCGATTAAAACCTTACATCATGTTTTGGATACAATGGATTTGTTATGGATTACTGAGTATAAAACGTGGGTACTCAATGAACGGCATTATGGTGCTTTACAGGGGCTGAATAAGGCGGAAACTGCTGAGAAATATGGTGCTGATCAGGTGAAAATCTGGCGTAGAAGCTATGATGTGAAACCGCCGCAATTAGATGAGGAAAAAGCACAAGAACAGGCGCAAGAAGAAAAATATAGAAACGTTTCTCCTGCATTATTGCCAAGAGGGGAAAATCTCAAAGAAACAGTGACGCGTGTTGTTCCGTTTTGGCAGGATACGATTGTTCCCTTGCTGCAGCAAGATAAAAAGATTATTATTGCTGCGCACGGCAATAGTCTGCGAGCTTTAGTGAAATATATTGATAAGGTACCGGATGACGAGATTGTCAACTTGGAGATACCGACAGGCGTTCCCTTGGTTTATGAATTTGATGATGAATTGCAGCCATTGAAACATTATTATCTGCAAAACAGTGTTCAATAG
- a CDS encoding desulfoferrodoxin family protein has protein sequence MAKNLEIYRCSDCGYMLEVVDSRKKNAESHTHTCDDAISCCGKAMELLEANTVEASAEKHLPVAAFEEDHKLVVKVGSVPHPMIAEHYIQWVCLVYGETTQRIKLEAGQAPEATFSVGDVNEVDIYEYCNLHGLWKSTIKK, from the coding sequence ATGGCTAAAAATTTGGAGATTTACAGATGTTCTGATTGTGGGTATATGTTAGAGGTTGTTGATTCGAGGAAAAAGAATGCCGAATCTCATACGCATACGTGTGATGACGCGATAAGTTGTTGTGGGAAAGCAATGGAATTGTTGGAAGCCAATACTGTAGAGGCTTCAGCAGAAAAACATCTGCCTGTGGCTGCTTTTGAGGAAGACCATAAATTGGTTGTGAAAGTTGGCAGTGTTCCGCACCCAATGATTGCTGAACATTATATTCAATGGGTTTGTCTTGTTTATGGTGAAACTACACAAAGAATTAAGCTTGAAGCTGGTCAAGCGCCAGAGGCAACTTTCAGTGTAGGCGACGTGAATGAGGTAGATATATATGAATATTGCAATCTGCACGGTCTTTGGAAAAGCACCATTAAAAAATAG
- the yddG gene encoding aromatic amino acid DMT transporter YddG: MNIGAKNNATAIGLIAIVLWSTMVGLIHSISEMLDPLGGIALIYTFASALLLVTLGVPKIKTFSRSYLLFGGFLFMAYEISFALAIGYANTGTQAIEVNIINYLWPCLTIVFAIIFNKQKFTFLLIPGLLLSFLGVCWTLGGEKGLDLSVMMSNIKSNPFSYVLAFAGAFIWAGYCTVTNRLSEGKNEIVVFFILITVVLWGKFFMSGVSLNLSMHAIFYALMAGCAVGFGYAAWNFGILYGDITILASASYFTPIVSSLLSSVLLHAPLSFSFWQGVVMVCLGSVLCWQATKEQIAKDKVCSS, from the coding sequence ATGAACATAGGAGCTAAAAATAATGCCACCGCTATTGGGTTAATTGCGATCGTGCTTTGGAGCACAATGGTTGGTTTAATTCATAGCATAAGTGAGATGCTTGATCCACTTGGCGGTATTGCGCTGATTTATACATTTGCTTCGGCTCTTCTTCTCGTTACCTTAGGCGTGCCCAAAATAAAAACTTTTTCTCGGAGCTATTTGTTGTTTGGCGGTTTTTTATTTATGGCGTATGAGATATCGTTTGCGCTGGCGATTGGGTATGCAAATACAGGGACGCAGGCAATTGAAGTCAATATTATAAATTATTTGTGGCCTTGCCTTACAATCGTATTCGCTATCATTTTTAACAAGCAGAAATTCACATTTTTGCTTATTCCCGGACTGCTTCTTTCTTTTCTTGGTGTTTGTTGGACCTTGGGAGGCGAGAAAGGCTTAGATTTAAGTGTGATGATGAGCAATATAAAAAGTAACCCGTTTAGCTACGTTTTAGCGTTTGCAGGCGCTTTTATTTGGGCTGGATACTGTACTGTAACAAATAGGTTGTCGGAGGGAAAAAACGAAATTGTAGTGTTCTTTATCCTTATTACTGTTGTTTTATGGGGGAAGTTCTTTATGAGTGGAGTTTCACTTAACCTTAGCATGCATGCAATATTTTATGCATTGATGGCAGGCTGTGCAGTAGGATTTGGGTATGCTGCCTGGAATTTTGGTATTTTATATGGCGATATTACAATACTTGCGAGTGCATCATACTTCACACCGATCGTATCATCGTTATTATCTTCAGTGCTATTGCATGCACCACTTTCTTTTTCTTTTTGGCAAGGTGTGGTGATGGTATGTTTGGGCTCCGTTTTGTGCTGGCAGGCGACGAAAGAGCAGATAGCAAAAGATAAAGTTTGTTCTTCATAA
- a CDS encoding ABC transporter ATP-binding protein: MVTVSNPADFKVEQLHVAFHVQAGIVQVIEDLSICFKYGKTTGIIGESGCGKSVVGLALFGLLPQYAKVKGHIYYEGLDVLSAPFSKVQSYLGREWGVIPQSPTEALNPVRNIKKQFDDIGQNAGHGTFSKQEVCDILGLFGLQDGARILKAYPHELSGGMLQRVLCAMAVCCNPAWVLADEPTKGLDRESFAAVYQNLQKLKTLKTKSMMIITHDLDLVKVLCDEVVVMYAGEIVEINDTLLRNPLHPYTQAFLKALPENGFQPMHGRSPELNEHIIGCKFAARCAAASKRCQEEHPELYEIDAVNKVRCFLYA; encoded by the coding sequence ATGGTAACAGTTTCGAATCCAGCCGATTTTAAGGTGGAGCAGCTGCATGTGGCATTTCATGTACAGGCAGGGATTGTGCAAGTAATTGAGGATTTAAGTATATGTTTTAAGTATGGAAAAACAACGGGGATTATCGGCGAAAGCGGCTGTGGAAAATCTGTCGTAGGTTTGGCTCTGTTTGGCCTATTGCCGCAGTATGCAAAAGTAAAAGGGCATATCTATTACGAAGGGTTAGATGTGTTATCTGCTCCTTTTAGCAAAGTACAATCTTATCTAGGCAGAGAATGGGGCGTGATCCCACAATCGCCAACGGAAGCCTTGAATCCCGTGCGAAATATAAAAAAACAGTTTGATGATATTGGTCAAAATGCAGGGCATGGGACTTTTTCTAAACAGGAAGTATGTGATATTTTAGGTTTGTTTGGGCTGCAGGATGGTGCGCGCATACTGAAGGCATATCCGCATGAATTAAGCGGAGGGATGTTGCAGCGTGTTTTGTGTGCAATGGCAGTATGTTGTAATCCAGCCTGGGTGCTTGCGGATGAACCGACGAAGGGGTTAGATCGGGAATCCTTTGCTGCTGTTTATCAAAATTTACAAAAATTGAAAACCTTAAAAACCAAAAGTATGATGATCATTACCCATGATTTGGACTTGGTAAAGGTTTTATGCGATGAAGTCGTTGTCATGTACGCGGGTGAAATTGTTGAAATAAACGATACTTTATTAAGAAACCCGTTGCATCCGTATACACAAGCTTTTTTAAAGGCTTTACCTGAAAATGGTTTCCAACCGATGCATGGTAGGAGCCCGGAATTAAATGAGCATATCATTGGCTGTAAATTCGCTGCAAGATGTGCGGCTGCTAGCAAACGATGCCAGGAAGAACATCCGGAGCTATACGAAATTGATGCAGTCAATAAGGTGAGGTGCTTCTTATATGCTTGA
- a CDS encoding ABC transporter permease — protein MMVGFIIKRILSVLPVLLGISFIAFGMTFLAPGDPAELVLDQSEIYFPSAEQVEALRIELGLDKPWYVQYFHWLQQAMHGNLGTSYRTGNEVLAELQGRLPITLVLAFMALILSGAGGIGLGFFSVVKRGTLLDKMLQSGLDFLLSMPSFLMALLFILVVGEFLRILPTNGVEGFDGYFLPAVSLSFSTLAMVARLTKNKLLEELGKTYCLVALAHGISTRRIIFFYALPNAIFPVLALLGNFFGGVLGGTVVIETIFSLHGIGSLALEAIKFRDYPLLQGYVLFTGCTFVFVSLGIDLLLYCLNPKVKFEDHVG, from the coding sequence ATGATGGTTGGATTTATTATAAAAAGAATTTTGTCAGTGCTCCCTGTTTTATTGGGGATTAGTTTTATCGCATTTGGAATGACTTTCTTGGCACCCGGAGATCCTGCGGAATTGGTACTAGATCAAAGTGAAATTTATTTTCCTAGTGCAGAACAAGTGGAGGCGTTAAGGATAGAACTAGGTTTAGATAAACCTTGGTATGTGCAGTATTTTCATTGGCTGCAGCAGGCAATGCACGGGAATCTGGGAACGTCTTACCGAACGGGAAATGAAGTGCTTGCAGAGTTGCAGGGGCGTTTGCCGATTACCTTGGTTTTGGCGTTTATGGCGCTTATTTTATCCGGTGCTGGTGGTATTGGACTGGGATTTTTCAGTGTTGTGAAAAGAGGAACCTTATTAGATAAAATGCTGCAAAGCGGTCTTGATTTTTTGTTATCGATGCCTAGTTTTTTGATGGCATTGCTTTTTATTTTAGTTGTTGGTGAATTTCTGCGAATTTTACCAACAAACGGAGTCGAAGGATTTGACGGATATTTTTTACCGGCGGTATCCCTATCCTTTTCTACATTGGCTATGGTGGCGCGTCTTACAAAAAATAAGCTGCTAGAGGAATTAGGGAAGACGTATTGTCTGGTTGCATTGGCGCATGGGATCAGCACAAGGCGTATCATCTTTTTTTATGCTTTGCCTAATGCGATTTTTCCGGTATTGGCACTTTTGGGGAATTTCTTCGGCGGTGTTTTGGGCGGTACAGTCGTGATTGAAACGATTTTTTCTCTGCATGGCATTGGTTCGCTGGCTTTAGAAGCGATTAAATTTAGGGATTATCCACTGTTGCAAGGCTATGTTTTGTTTACGGGCTGTACCTTTGTTTTTGTATCCTTAGGTATTGATTTGTTGTTATATTGTCTGAATCCAAAAGTGAAATTTGAGGATCATGTAGGATGA
- a CDS encoding alpha/beta-type small acid-soluble spore protein translates to MNEKYQAADGLDSSMPDKHEVAKELGIPLDQGYNGDLTTKDVGRIGGRMGGKIGGQKVRKMIQAAEAEMAKEDMH, encoded by the coding sequence ATGAATGAGAAATATCAAGCAGCGGATGGCTTAGATTCATCAATGCCGGATAAACATGAGGTTGCTAAAGAGCTGGGAATACCACTCGATCAAGGCTATAATGGAGATTTGACGACCAAAGATGTGGGGCGAATTGGCGGTAGAATGGGCGGCAAGATTGGCGGACAAAAGGTAAGAAAGATGATCCAAGCAGCAGAAGCCGAGATGGCAAAAGAGGATATGCATTAG